A single region of the Fimbriimonadaceae bacterium genome encodes:
- a CDS encoding GNAT family N-acetyltransferase, producing the protein MSVRIEPLSTETIAGAIALQRECYPLPFPAELLWQPEHLAQHIKVFPMGQFVAMSDETVVGSSSTLIISEENWLSRSDWETTTGGHFMKNHDPNGKTLYGMDISVHPDFRGIGVGKALYQVRFDLVQSLGLTRFGTACRIPGLRRWLDANYGDALSYCLMVANGELTDRTLTPLLRYGLRFVHVIENYMDDEESCNCTALLEWDR; encoded by the coding sequence ATGTCCGTACGGATAGAACCGCTTTCGACTGAAACCATCGCCGGGGCCATCGCCCTCCAGCGCGAGTGCTATCCGTTGCCTTTTCCGGCAGAACTCCTATGGCAGCCGGAGCACCTTGCCCAGCACATCAAGGTCTTCCCCATGGGACAATTCGTCGCCATGAGCGATGAAACCGTCGTCGGCAGTTCCAGCACCCTAATCATCTCCGAAGAGAATTGGCTGAGCCGGTCGGACTGGGAGACCACCACCGGCGGCCACTTCATGAAGAACCACGATCCAAACGGAAAGACCCTTTATGGAATGGACATCAGCGTCCATCCTGACTTTCGTGGGATTGGCGTTGGCAAAGCTCTCTATCAAGTACGTTTTGACCTGGTGCAGAGTCTTGGCCTGACCCGATTCGGAACCGCTTGCCGTATTCCTGGATTGAGGCGATGGCTGGATGCGAACTACGGAGACGCCCTGAGTTATTGTTTGATGGTGGCAAACGGCGAGTTGACCGACCGCACCTTAACACCGCTCCTTCGATACGGACTAAGATTTGTACACGTGATCGAGAATTACATGGACGACGAGGAATCCTGCAACTGCACAGCCTTATTGGAGTGGGATAGATGA
- a CDS encoding AhpC/TSA family protein: MKAPDALVKLSTGDEVSLASLYSDAPLALVFVRHFGCVFCRDHMRKLGPLNGLNIAFATMGNPDQAAEVKELMKSPHRFICDPDRELYHAFDVKEGKFGQIFNIHTFRKGIAAMLRGNSAAKPSSNPWQLGGTFVIDTTGEIRFAQPARDAADNVSPDELKAVMRSVVAGDFTQSSLSD, encoded by the coding sequence ATGAAAGCACCTGATGCCCTGGTCAAACTCTCAACCGGCGACGAAGTCAGCCTTGCAAGTCTATATTCCGACGCGCCTCTTGCTCTGGTTTTTGTGCGCCACTTCGGATGCGTCTTCTGCCGTGACCACATGCGCAAGCTCGGTCCCCTCAACGGCTTGAATATCGCCTTTGCGACGATGGGAAACCCGGATCAAGCAGCGGAGGTGAAAGAGTTGATGAAGTCGCCTCACCGGTTCATCTGCGATCCTGACCGAGAACTCTACCATGCGTTTGATGTGAAAGAGGGCAAGTTTGGGCAGATATTCAACATCCACACTTTTCGGAAGGGGATAGCGGCGATGCTGCGGGGCAATAGCGCGGCAAAACCCTCCAGCAATCCTTGGCAGCTTGGCGGCACGTTCGTGATCGACACGACAGGGGAGATACGCTTTGCTCAGCCAGCGAGGGATGCTGCGGATAACGTCAGTCCAGATGAATTGAAAGCCGTGATGCGGTCGGTTGTGGCTGGGGATTTTACGCAAAGTTCGCTAAGTGACTAA